A genomic window from Populus alba chromosome 19, ASM523922v2, whole genome shotgun sequence includes:
- the LOC118056526 gene encoding protein DETOXIFICATION 54, with protein sequence MAEKDPDFYSHKLPSASQVFEELKELWGMALPITAAHLMAFFRAVVSVMFLGRLGSLELAGGALSIGFTNITGYSVLVGLASGLEPVCSQAYGSKNWDLLSLSLQRMIVILGIAIIPISLLWLNLESIMNFMGQDPNITAMAATYCMYSLPDLLTNTLLQPLRVFLRSQRVTKPIMYCSLLAVIFHVPLNYALVVVMGWGVPGVALASVVTNMNMVGLMVGYVWWVSGRWEMKWRVEIGGLCGGVGPLLKVAVPSCLGICLEWWWYEIVTVLAGYLPNPTLAVAATGILIQTTSMMYTVPMALAGCVSARVGNELGAGKPYKAKLAAMVALGCAFVIGVLNVTWTVFLRERWAGLFTKDVLVKGLVAAVLPIIGLCELGNCPQTTGCGILRATARPAVGARINLGSFYFVGTPVAVGLAFGLNIGFSGLWFGLLSAQIACALSILYVVMVRTDWEHEAFKAKELTSMEMSACNGDGHKEHEQDEESKGLLMNGNGGMVDHV encoded by the exons ATGGCGGAGAAAGACCCAGATTTCTATTCTCACAAACTTCCCTCTGCTTCTCAG GTTTTTGAAGAGCTAAAGGAGTTATGGGGCATGGCTTTGCCAATAACAGCTGCGCACTTAATGGCCTTCTTTAGAGCAGTGGTCTCAGTTATGTTCTTGGGCAGGCTAGGCAGTCTAGAACTAGCTGGTGGTGCACTTTCCATTGGGTTTACAAACATAACTGGTTACTCAGTCCTCGTGGGCTTAGCTTCTGGACTAGAGCCAGTCTGTAGCCAAGCTTATGGCAGCAAGAATTGGGACCTCCTTTCACTCTCTCTTCAACGTATGATCGTGATACTAGGCATTGCAATCATACCCATAAGTCTCTTGTGGCTTAATCTTGAGTCAATCATGAATTTTATGGGCCAAGATCCTAATATTACTGCAATGGCAGCAACGTACTGTATGTACTCTCTCCCAGATCTCTTAACAAACACTTTATTACAGCCCTTGAGGGTTTTCTTAAGGTCACAGCGGGTGACAAAACCCATCATGTATTGCTCCTTATTGGCTGTTATTTTCCACGTGCCATTGAACTATGCTCTTGTTGTGGTGATGGGATGGGGGGTCCCAGGGGTGGCATTGGCATCAGTTGTGACTAACATGAACATGGTGGGGCTGATGGTGGGGTATGTGTGGTGGGTTAGTGGACGATGGGAGATGAAATGGAGGGTTGAGATTGGAGGGCTGTGTGGTGGGGTGGGACCGCTTTTGAAGGTGGCAGTCCCTAGCTGCTTAGGGATTTGCTTGGAGTGGTGGTGGTATGAGATAGTGACTGTCTTGGCAGGGTACTTGCCAAATCCCACGCTGGCGGTGGCCGCCACTGGGATTCTCATCCAGACCACAAGCATGATGTATACCGTCCCCATGGCACTTGCTGGCTGTGTCTCTGCTCGGGTAG GGAACGAGCTTGGAGCTGGTAAGCCATACAAAGCCAAGTTGGCAGCCATGGTTGCATTGGGTTGTGCCTTTGTGATCGGCGTTCTCAATGTGACATGGACAGTATTCCTTAGAGAGCGATGGGCTGGTCTGTTCACTAAGGATGTTCTTGTTAAAGGTCTTGTAGCAGCTGTTTTGCCAATAATAGGGCTCTGTGAGCTTGGTAACTGCCCTCAAACAACCGGCTGCGGCATCCTACGGGCCACAGCACGGCCGGCCGTCGGAGCTCGTATAAATTTAGGCTCATTCTACTTTGTGGGAACACCAGTAGCAGTAGGCCTGGCATTTGGGCTAAACATTGGGTTTTCTGGGCTGTGGTTTGGGCTCCTCTCTGCCCAGATAGCTTGTGCGTTGTCTATTCTCTATGTTGTCATGGTCCGTACAGACTGGGAACACGAGGCTTTCAAGGCGAAGGAGCTAACTAGCATGGAGATGAGCGCATGCAATGGCGATGGCCACAAAGAACACGAGCAAGACGAAGAGAGTAAAGGTTTGTTGATGAATGGTAATGGTGGCATGGTAGATCATGTTTGA